A window from Schistosoma haematobium chromosome 1, whole genome shotgun sequence encodes these proteins:
- the POLR2H_1 gene encoding DNA-directed RNA polymerases I, II, and III subunit RPABC3, variant 2 (EggNog:ENOG410VB8I~COG:K~BUSCO:EOG091G0QJA) codes for MSALLEDIFDVKDVDKDGKKFDKVSRLFCESESFKMGLILDIHALIYGLSKGDKFRMVLTKTLLNELGTDADDDDEDDAADETDEKLANSKMAEFDYVCYGKIYRIETQDSGVDSSRLSCYVSFGGLLMQLTGDASNLQGFRVGKHLYLMIKKLAF; via the coding sequence ATGTCCGCTCTTTTAGAGGACATTTTCGACGTAAAAGATGTTGATAAAGATGGAAAAAAGTTTGACAAAGTATCAAGATTGTTTTGTGAAAGTGAATCATTCAAGATGGGATTGATTTTGGATATTCATGCCTTAATATATGGTCTTTCAAAGGGTGACAAGTTTCGAATGGTGCTTACCAAAACGTTGTTGAATGAACTGGGGACGGATgctgatgacgatgatgaagaCGATGCAGCAGATGAAACTGATGAGAAGCTAGCGAACAGCAAGATGGCGGAGTTCGATTATGTATGTTACGGGAAGATTTATCGGATAGAAACCCAAGATAGTGGAGTTGACTCGAGTAGATTGTCATGTTATGTGTCTTTTGGTGGATTACTCATGCAACTAACAGGAGATGCTAGCAATTTGCAAGGTTTCCGTGTCGGAAAACATTTGTATTTAATGATAAAGAAGTTGGCATTTTGA
- the POLR2H_1 gene encoding DNA-directed RNA polymerases I, II, and III subunit RPABC3 (EggNog:ENOG410VB8I~COG:K) — protein sequence MGLILDIHALIYGLSKGDKFRMVLTKTLLNELGTDADDDDEDDAADETDEKLANSKMAEFDYVCYGKIYRIETQDSGVDSSRLSCYVSFGGLLMQLTGDASNLQGFRVGKHLYLMIKKLAF from the coding sequence ATGGGATTGATTTTGGATATTCATGCCTTAATATATGGTCTTTCAAAGGGTGACAAGTTTCGAATGGTGCTTACCAAAACGTTGTTGAATGAACTGGGGACGGATgctgatgacgatgatgaagaCGATGCAGCAGATGAAACTGATGAGAAGCTAGCGAACAGCAAGATGGCGGAGTTCGATTATGTATGTTACGGGAAGATTTATCGGATAGAAACCCAAGATAGTGGAGTTGACTCGAGTAGATTGTCATGTTATGTGTCTTTTGGTGGATTACTCATGCAACTAACAGGAGATGCTAGCAATTTGCAAGGTTTCCGTGTCGGAAAACATTTGTATTTAATGATAAAGAAGTTGGCATTTTGA